From the genome of Gracilibacillus salitolerans, one region includes:
- the mreD gene encoding rod shape-determining protein MreD has protein sequence MKRMIPFLIALICFILVILEGTLAQINPPFVKDEWVFVSHFLFLFLLYVTIFFEKESTYYAISLSIIFSLIIDIVYTDVIGVYIFAHTAVLYAVRGLMKVLQSNFLIALLMTIVGVVATDILIFFLYNVIQVHVDSWDLYWKHRLIPTSIWNSLFGLLIYLIFAKKLTKWSYIKFERSD, from the coding sequence ATGAAACGGATGATCCCTTTTCTTATTGCTCTCATCTGCTTTATCTTAGTGATACTGGAAGGAACATTGGCACAGATTAATCCTCCATTTGTGAAAGATGAATGGGTATTTGTATCACATTTTCTATTTTTGTTTCTGTTATATGTCACGATCTTTTTTGAAAAAGAATCTACGTATTATGCAATTTCACTGTCGATTATATTTAGCTTAATTATCGATATTGTTTATACGGATGTGATAGGAGTATACATATTTGCTCATACAGCAGTGTTATACGCAGTAAGAGGATTAATGAAGGTGTTACAATCGAACTTTTTGATTGCTTTATTGATGACGATTGTAGGGGTTGTAGCTACAGACATTTTGATCTTTTTCCTTTATAATGTTATTCAAGTACATGTTGACAGTTGGGATTTATATTGGAAGCATCGATTAATTCCAACTAGTATATGGAATAGTTTATTTGGCTTGCTTATTTATCTTATCTTTGCAAAAAAATTAACAAAATGGTCGTACATTAAATTTGAACGGTCAGATTGA
- a CDS encoding rod shape-determining protein, which translates to MGIFNLSQDLGIDLGTANTLVFIKGKGIVVREPSVVAINKTTGDIEAVGSDARNMIGRTPGNIQVIRPMKDGVIADYDTTASMMKYYIKLAQKNRSSFAKKPNVMVCVPSGITMVEERAVIDATKHAGAKDAFPIAEPFAAAIGAGLPVWEPTGSMIVDIGGGTTEVAVISLGGIVTSRSIRTAGDDMDEAIIQYIKRTYNLMIGERSAESLKLDIGSAKPSSEKEQMDIRGRDLLTGLPKTISVTASEIASALKDTVDSIVEAVKSTLERTPPELAADIMDRGIVLSGGGALLKDLDEVISDQTKMPVFVADEPLDSVAIGTGKSLEYIEHFRSHPNVGVQRLSD; encoded by the coding sequence TTGGGAATATTTAATTTATCACAAGATTTAGGGATTGATTTAGGTACAGCAAACACATTAGTATTCATCAAAGGTAAAGGCATTGTTGTGCGCGAACCTTCCGTTGTAGCAATAAATAAAACAACAGGTGATATTGAAGCAGTTGGAAGTGATGCAAGGAATATGATTGGTCGAACTCCAGGAAATATTCAAGTAATTCGTCCGATGAAAGACGGTGTTATTGCGGATTATGATACAACTGCATCGATGATGAAATATTATATCAAATTAGCACAGAAAAATAGATCCAGCTTTGCGAAAAAACCTAATGTAATGGTATGTGTGCCATCTGGGATAACCATGGTGGAAGAGAGAGCTGTAATTGATGCAACCAAACATGCAGGTGCAAAAGATGCATTTCCAATTGCAGAGCCATTTGCTGCAGCTATTGGTGCTGGTTTACCTGTGTGGGAGCCAACTGGTAGTATGATTGTAGATATCGGTGGAGGAACAACGGAAGTTGCGGTTATTTCTCTTGGTGGTATTGTAACAAGCAGGTCTATTCGTACAGCTGGTGATGATATGGATGAAGCAATCATTCAGTATATAAAAAGAACGTATAACCTTATGATTGGGGAGCGTTCTGCGGAATCACTAAAATTAGATATAGGATCTGCTAAACCTTCGTCTGAAAAGGAACAAATGGATATTCGTGGACGTGATTTATTAACAGGGTTACCAAAAACAATTAGTGTTACCGCATCTGAAATAGCTTCGGCATTGAAAGATACTGTTGATTCTATTGTAGAAGCGGTGAAAAGTACTTTAGAACGTACACCACCAGAGCTTGCAGCAGATATTATGGACAGAGGCATTGTGCTGTCCGGTGGGGGAGCACTGTTAAAAGATTTAGATGAAGTGATTAGTGATCAAACAAAAATGCCAGTATTTGTTGCGGATGAACCGTTAGATAGTGTCGCGATCGGAACAGGTAAATCCCTGGAATATATTGAGCATTTCCGGTCACATCCAAATGTAGGGGTGCAGCGCTTATCAGATTAA
- a CDS encoding site-2 protease family protein — protein MLTNNLKLPPIHIHPILFFFLLVAMLTGMLVEFCIIFLIVFIHELGHYTCARVFRWRIRRIFLWVFGGVMETDEYGTRPLREEFLVTIAGPLQHIAIYFVIYILDIGAFLPESTLMLAYQYNSFILIGNLLPIWPLDGGKLVQLSLDSFFSFQVSHKWMIMISVVTIVFVCFYVYSQEWLSLSFVLLMIFLIWENRLEWKRRYFKWWRFIWSRYSETTKYPKHREIEVPASISLLELFRLFKRDTFHRIKVCDQHGKIYWLSERDCLRSYFDQKNIHASVGQLLTG, from the coding sequence ATGTTGACGAACAACCTTAAACTACCTCCTATTCATATTCATCCAATTTTATTTTTTTTCTTACTGGTCGCTATGCTTACCGGTATGTTAGTGGAATTTTGCATTATTTTTTTGATTGTTTTTATACATGAATTAGGACATTATACTTGCGCGCGCGTTTTCAGGTGGCGAATTCGGCGCATTTTTTTGTGGGTTTTTGGTGGAGTGATGGAAACTGATGAGTATGGAACAAGGCCATTACGTGAAGAATTTCTAGTAACAATTGCGGGACCATTACAACATATTGCCATCTATTTCGTTATCTACATTCTGGATATCGGTGCCTTCCTGCCAGAGTCAACATTAATGCTTGCATATCAATATAATTCATTCATATTAATTGGGAATTTATTACCGATATGGCCGCTTGATGGTGGAAAGCTTGTTCAACTAAGTTTGGATTCTTTTTTTTCCTTTCAAGTTTCTCATAAGTGGATGATTATGATCTCAGTTGTGACGATTGTTTTTGTATGTTTCTATGTATATAGTCAGGAATGGCTTTCTTTAAGTTTTGTTTTACTTATGATTTTTTTAATTTGGGAAAATCGATTAGAATGGAAACGAAGGTATTTTAAATGGTGGCGTTTTATATGGAGTCGATATAGTGAGACTACTAAGTATCCTAAGCATAGGGAAATTGAAGTCCCTGCATCCATTAGTTTATTGGAATTGTTTCGCTTATTTAAAAGAGACACCTTTCACCGTATCAAAGTATGTGATCAACATGGAAAGATTTATTGGTTATCGGAACGAGATTGTCTACGAAGTTATTTCGATCAGAAAAATATTCACGCGAGTGTAGGCCAATTGCTTACAGGATAG
- a CDS encoding (deoxy)nucleoside triphosphate pyrophosphohydrolase, whose translation MITVTAAIIVSNRKVLITKRSENMSIPNLWEFPGGKLKENESLEDCVVREINEELRVRIKVLRHFTTNHHRYDFGYIKLISFITKIESGFIELKEHADIKWVGVDDLSNYKFAPADIPVVRKLEEEGIWASIQD comes from the coding sequence TTGATAACAGTTACAGCAGCTATAATTGTTTCCAATAGAAAAGTGTTGATCACAAAACGAAGTGAAAATATGAGTATACCAAATTTGTGGGAGTTTCCTGGTGGGAAATTGAAAGAAAATGAATCACTGGAGGATTGTGTCGTAAGAGAAATTAATGAAGAGCTAAGAGTACGCATTAAAGTATTAAGACATTTCACAACCAATCACCACAGATACGATTTTGGTTATATTAAACTAATATCGTTTATTACAAAAATAGAAAGTGGATTTATTGAATTAAAAGAACATGCTGATATCAAATGGGTGGGTGTAGATGATTTAAGTAATTATAAATTTGCACCAGCAGATATTCCTGTTGTTAGAAAATTAGAGGAGGAAGGTATATGGGCTTCGATCCAGGATTAA
- the mreC gene encoding rod shape-determining protein MreC, protein MFYKKRRLFILMISLIIIVGLIGFSLRERTNLTIIEDFIHDSVGWAQEVINMPIAFTTNVAGNIKEIRNVYRENQQLKSSLDEIRQLEYENQELTKEIDELKELLDKSESDFLQNFDAIQASVMARSKDQWFKQITINKGTQHGVEPNMSVVTGKGMIGKVQTSSPFTSTVLLLNGFDRTNRISVNIYKGDKETDNSGFIVGYDEETELLLLEMNDNDKDLKEGQYVFSSGLGGVFPKGLEIGEVVDVEADRYELTSIAHVRPSADLTDLNHVIVIDRSMTTVDEQTEEEES, encoded by the coding sequence ATGTTTTATAAAAAAAGGCGACTATTTATATTAATGATTTCGTTAATCATCATTGTTGGTTTGATTGGTTTTTCGTTAAGAGAACGCACCAACCTCACAATAATTGAAGATTTTATTCATGACAGTGTAGGTTGGGCGCAGGAAGTAATTAATATGCCGATTGCATTTACAACTAACGTTGCGGGTAATATCAAAGAAATACGCAATGTCTATCGTGAAAATCAACAATTAAAATCAAGTTTAGACGAGATAAGACAGTTAGAATATGAAAATCAAGAGTTGACGAAAGAAATTGATGAATTAAAAGAGCTACTGGATAAATCAGAATCTGACTTTCTACAGAATTTTGATGCTATTCAGGCATCCGTTATGGCAAGAAGCAAGGATCAATGGTTTAAGCAAATCACCATTAATAAAGGAACACAGCATGGTGTAGAGCCAAATATGTCAGTTGTAACAGGAAAAGGGATGATAGGGAAAGTTCAAACTAGTTCACCTTTTACATCAACCGTGTTATTGCTTAACGGATTCGACCGTACCAATCGGATTTCAGTAAATATATATAAAGGAGATAAAGAAACGGATAATTCAGGATTCATCGTTGGTTATGATGAAGAGACGGAATTACTTTTATTGGAAATGAATGATAATGACAAGGATTTAAAAGAAGGTCAATATGTATTTTCTTCAGGACTTGGCGGAGTTTTCCCTAAGGGGCTTGAAATTGGTGAAGTGGTTGATGTAGAAGCTGACCGTTATGAATTAACAAGTATAGCACATGTACGACCATCAGCTGATTTAACTGATTTAAATCATGTAATTGTCATAGATCGATCAATGACAACAGTAGATGAGCAAACAGAGGAGGAGGAATCATGA
- the minC gene encoding septum site-determining protein MinC, translated as MASNKWITIKGTRDGLTLFMNDQCAWNMLLEELGEILTTKHMAADEPLITVKIELGNRYITNQQEQTLREVIRKHNKLVVDQIASNVILKEEALQWKKETDVNLHNKIVRSGQVLEINGDLLLVGDVNPGGRIVATGNIFVMGSLRGIAHAGADGNRDAVIAAAHMAPSQLRIAEVISRSPDADSEGAPMECGFIDSRSEQIVMDRISTIARSRPELNAFERRVMNG; from the coding sequence GTGGCATCAAATAAATGGATTACAATAAAGGGAACGAGAGATGGTCTAACCCTTTTTATGAATGATCAATGTGCATGGAATATGCTGCTGGAGGAATTGGGAGAGATTCTTACCACAAAACATATGGCAGCGGATGAGCCATTGATTACGGTGAAAATAGAATTAGGGAACCGTTATATTACGAATCAGCAGGAACAAACATTACGAGAAGTTATTCGTAAGCATAATAAGTTGGTGGTTGATCAAATCGCTTCAAATGTTATTTTAAAAGAAGAAGCGTTACAATGGAAAAAAGAGACAGATGTCAATTTACACAATAAGATTGTTCGTTCTGGACAAGTACTAGAGATTAATGGCGACTTATTATTGGTTGGTGATGTGAACCCAGGTGGTAGAATAGTAGCGACTGGTAATATTTTTGTGATGGGTAGTTTGAGAGGGATTGCACATGCTGGTGCAGATGGAAATAGAGATGCTGTGATAGCAGCTGCACATATGGCACCTAGCCAATTACGGATAGCGGAAGTAATTAGCAGGTCTCCAGATGCTGACTCGGAAGGTGCTCCTATGGAATGTGGTTTTATTGACTCAAGGAGTGAACAAATTGTTATGGACCGCATTAGTACTATCGCGAGATCGCGTCCAGAATTAAATGCTTTTGAAAGGAGAGTTATGAATGGGTGA
- a CDS encoding DUF2971 domain-containing protein, which translates to MISEYSGNLRKFIIARDDFLSKYEYNNEYNINNIKDKSITNNTVIWKFMSFAKFISLLENEALYFSKPLYFRDPYEGAYSESDIYRILGSSAEIFDEEKQEYRLNQDQINELYKKNEIELDYVGVSCWHLNDEESAAMWDLYCSRDEGIAIRTTLGKLLASVDQDQGYDMKYGLVNYIDYADDMAGINTYETLFYKRKSFAHEQEFRLIVFESEEDLFFGRSGANVRFNLELLIDQIYIPPTAPVWFNNLVSSVVDRYHIKKEVLQSNLYRGPRVVK; encoded by the coding sequence ATGATCAGTGAATACAGTGGGAATCTAAGAAAATTTATTATAGCTAGAGATGATTTTTTAAGCAAATATGAATATAATAACGAGTACAATATTAACAACATTAAGGACAAATCTATTACCAATAACACAGTCATTTGGAAGTTTATGAGTTTTGCAAAATTTATATCCTTGTTAGAAAATGAAGCTTTATACTTCTCCAAACCGTTGTATTTTAGAGATCCGTATGAAGGGGCATATTCAGAAAGTGACATTTACCGAATATTAGGATCATCAGCAGAAATCTTTGATGAAGAAAAGCAAGAGTATAGGTTGAATCAAGATCAAATTAATGAATTGTACAAAAAGAATGAAATAGAACTCGATTATGTGGGCGTGTCATGCTGGCATTTAAACGATGAAGAATCCGCAGCAATGTGGGATTTATATTGTAGTAGAGATGAGGGTATAGCGATCAGAACTACTCTCGGAAAACTACTTGCATCAGTAGACCAAGATCAGGGTTATGATATGAAATATGGATTAGTAAACTATATAGATTATGCAGATGACATGGCTGGAATAAATACATATGAAACACTATTTTATAAGCGTAAATCTTTTGCTCATGAGCAAGAATTCAGGTTGATTGTGTTTGAATCAGAAGAAGATTTGTTTTTTGGAAGATCTGGAGCGAATGTAAGATTCAATTTAGAACTGTTAATTGATCAAATATATATACCTCCAACAGCTCCAGTATGGTTTAATAACCTGGTATCGTCAGTGGTAGACCGTTATCACATTAAAAAAGAAGTACTCCAATCTAATCTTTATAGAGGGCCAAGAGTTGTAAAGTGA
- a CDS encoding ribosomal-processing cysteine protease Prp, whose amino-acid sequence MINVIIEREQTYIKSFTLTGHAGSGPAGHDLVCAAVSAISFGSVNAVFSLCEIDLDIDQAGDEGGYLKVTIPEYLDDQLLEKVSLLFEGMVISLQTVERDYGQYVSISEK is encoded by the coding sequence ATGATTAACGTGATAATTGAGCGTGAGCAAACGTATATAAAGTCATTTACACTGACAGGGCATGCTGGAAGTGGTCCAGCAGGGCATGATTTAGTTTGTGCCGCTGTTTCTGCGATCTCTTTTGGTTCTGTCAATGCAGTGTTTTCGCTATGTGAGATTGATTTGGATATTGACCAAGCCGGTGATGAAGGTGGTTATCTCAAAGTCACTATTCCTGAATATTTGGATGATCAACTTTTAGAAAAAGTATCATTACTCTTTGAAGGTATGGTGATCTCTTTACAAACCGTCGAGCGGGATTATGGTCAATATGTATCTATCTCTGAAAAATAA
- the rpmA gene encoding 50S ribosomal protein L27: MLRLDLQFFATKKGVGSTKNGRDSESKRLGAKRADGQIVSGGSILYRQRGTKVYPGVNVGRGGDDTLYAKADGVVKFERLGRDRKKVSVYPA; encoded by the coding sequence ATGCTACGTCTAGATTTACAGTTTTTCGCAACGAAAAAAGGTGTAGGTAGTACGAAAAACGGTCGTGACTCTGAGTCTAAACGTTTAGGTGCTAAACGTGCAGACGGTCAAATCGTTTCAGGTGGTTCAATCCTTTATCGTCAACGTGGTACAAAAGTTTACCCAGGTGTAAACGTAGGCCGTGGTGGAGATGACACACTATATGCTAAAGCAGACGGTGTGGTTAAATTCGAACGCCTAGGACGCGATCGCAAAAAAGTTAGTGTATATCCTGCATAA
- a CDS encoding M23 family metallopeptidase produces the protein MKKDNLSQIRQNITKRKQSKKKITSSRLSNVKHHSYLNQAYMEDEERHGYSPSLGGYDNQSDQAYLKPFLVKSIVAAIIFFVTVFSTASNQQWLEQPRNWVNYAMTEEFPFASVNAWYQAQFGAPFAIEADLGGEEATEPTALPVSGQVNQTFQENGEGILISSAEETEVIAVDEGTVLFAGNDRETGKTVIVQHADRSKSIYGNLTNIDVHSYQSIRANQKLGSYEPSETNAAMYFAIEKNREYLDPIRVMHVDEQP, from the coding sequence ATGAAAAAAGATAATCTATCACAAATACGTCAAAATATTACGAAAAGAAAACAATCTAAAAAGAAAATCACATCTTCACGCTTATCAAATGTTAAACACCATAGTTATTTAAACCAGGCTTACATGGAAGACGAAGAAAGACATGGATACTCTCCAAGTCTTGGAGGCTATGACAACCAAAGTGACCAAGCCTATTTAAAGCCTTTTCTCGTTAAAAGTATTGTTGCTGCCATTATTTTTTTTGTTACAGTGTTCTCAACGGCGTCCAATCAGCAATGGCTTGAACAACCACGGAACTGGGTGAATTATGCGATGACAGAAGAATTCCCTTTTGCAAGTGTTAATGCATGGTATCAAGCGCAATTTGGTGCACCATTTGCAATAGAAGCAGATCTTGGTGGCGAAGAAGCTACGGAACCTACTGCATTACCTGTGTCAGGCCAGGTAAACCAGACTTTTCAAGAAAATGGAGAAGGTATACTGATCTCATCTGCTGAAGAAACAGAGGTGATTGCTGTAGATGAAGGTACCGTTTTATTCGCAGGTAATGATCGTGAAACTGGAAAAACGGTGATTGTACAACATGCAGATCGCAGTAAATCGATCTATGGAAATTTAACCAATATTGATGTTCATTCCTATCAATCTATTCGAGCAAATCAGAAACTCGGTAGTTACGAACCTTCTGAGACAAATGCAGCAATGTACTTTGCCATTGAAAAAAATCGTGAATACTTAGATCCGATTCGGGTGATGCATGTTGACGAACAACCTTAA
- a CDS encoding HNH endonuclease — protein sequence MGFDPGLNIGQVITNDQIRDIFKCGNMGGMRKSNTTNTLVIVTDHTKGLYEDRWEGDVLHYTGMGKNGDQDINFSQNRTLNESNSNEVEVFLFEVIKEREYTYLGPVILYGTPYQDEQPGEDEQKRKVWVFPIKLKYSEKAHLIAKELMDKDFFRKQKKVVRLTTLELRKRAEQTRSTVVGSRNTLVNTYERNLYVTEYAKRRANGICELCEQPAPFLNKKGEPYLETHHIDWLSNGGKDTIKNTVALCPNCHRKMHAVDSKEDIIKLKEIRKF from the coding sequence ATGGGCTTCGATCCAGGATTAAATATTGGTCAAGTAATTACAAATGATCAAATTAGAGATATTTTTAAATGTGGCAATATGGGGGGGATGAGAAAATCAAATACTACAAACACGTTAGTCATTGTAACCGATCATACCAAAGGATTATATGAAGATCGTTGGGAAGGAGATGTTCTTCATTATACTGGAATGGGCAAGAATGGTGATCAGGATATTAATTTTTCACAAAACCGTACGTTAAATGAATCAAATTCAAACGAAGTAGAAGTATTTCTTTTTGAGGTGATTAAAGAAAGAGAGTATACATATTTGGGACCAGTAATATTATATGGGACACCATATCAAGATGAACAACCAGGTGAAGATGAACAAAAAAGAAAAGTCTGGGTATTTCCAATTAAGTTGAAATATAGTGAAAAAGCACATTTAATAGCAAAAGAATTGATGGACAAAGATTTTTTTCGAAAACAGAAAAAAGTTGTGCGCTTAACTACTCTTGAATTGAGGAAAAGAGCAGAACAAACCAGATCAACAGTAGTAGGTTCCCGAAATACGCTTGTGAACACTTATGAGAGAAATTTATATGTAACTGAATATGCCAAGAGAAGAGCCAATGGAATTTGTGAATTATGTGAACAACCGGCACCTTTTTTAAATAAAAAAGGTGAACCCTATCTGGAGACACACCACATAGATTGGCTATCAAATGGTGGTAAAGATACTATTAAAAATACAGTTGCACTATGTCCTAACTGTCATAGAAAAATGCATGCTGTAGATTCTAAAGAAGACATTATCAAGCTTAAAGAAATTCGAAAGTTTTGA
- the minD gene encoding septum site-determining protein MinD, with translation MGEAIVITSGKGGVGKTTTTANLGTSLALLDKKVCLIDTDIGLRNLDVIMGLENRIIYDIVDVLQKRCKISQALIKDKRFDCLYLLPAAQTSDKSALTPEGMVEIIEELKPEYDYILIDCPAGIEQGYRNAVAGADKSIVVTTPEKSSVRDADRIIGLLEQEDMEAPHLVINRIRNHMVKNGDMLDVDEIVQVLSIDLLGIVADDDDVIKASNHGEPVAFQPNTRASIAYRNIARRILGESVPLLSLEEKVTFLDKVKKALGIKK, from the coding sequence ATGGGTGAAGCTATCGTTATTACTTCTGGTAAAGGTGGTGTCGGTAAAACGACTACTACGGCAAATCTAGGAACTTCATTAGCATTACTAGACAAGAAAGTATGTTTAATAGATACGGATATTGGACTACGGAATTTAGATGTTATCATGGGGCTGGAAAATCGTATCATTTATGATATTGTCGATGTGCTGCAAAAAAGGTGTAAAATTTCTCAGGCATTAATCAAAGACAAACGATTTGACTGTTTATATTTATTGCCTGCAGCACAAACAAGTGATAAATCGGCACTAACTCCTGAAGGAATGGTGGAAATTATAGAAGAATTGAAACCAGAATATGATTACATATTAATTGATTGCCCGGCAGGTATTGAACAAGGTTATCGTAATGCGGTGGCTGGGGCTGATAAATCGATTGTTGTGACAACTCCTGAGAAATCAAGTGTAAGGGATGCTGATCGAATTATTGGTTTATTAGAACAAGAAGATATGGAAGCTCCTCATTTAGTTATTAATCGAATCCGAAACCACATGGTGAAAAATGGGGATATGCTAGATGTGGATGAGATTGTACAAGTATTGTCGATAGATTTATTAGGAATTGTTGCTGATGATGATGATGTAATTAAAGCATCTAATCACGGTGAACCAGTTGCCTTTCAACCAAATACAAGAGCATCCATTGCTTATCGTAATATTGCAAGGCGAATACTAGGCGAATCCGTACCACTACTCTCGTTGGAGGAAAAAGTAACCTTCTTAGACAAAGTAAAAAAAGCGCTCGGAATAAAAAAATAA
- the rplU gene encoding 50S ribosomal protein L21, with translation MYAIIETGGKQVKVEEGQAIFIEKLAAEAGESVTFDKVLAVGGEDAKFGTPYVDGASVTAKVEKQGRQKKITVFKYKPKKNYSRKQGHRQPYTKVTIEKINA, from the coding sequence ATGTACGCTATTATTGAAACTGGTGGAAAACAAGTAAAAGTAGAAGAAGGTCAAGCAATTTTTATTGAGAAACTAGCAGCTGAAGCTGGTGAATCAGTAACATTTGACAAAGTACTTGCAGTAGGTGGAGAAGATGCAAAATTTGGTACTCCATACGTTGACGGAGCTTCTGTGACTGCGAAAGTAGAAAAACAAGGCCGTCAAAAGAAAATCACTGTATTTAAGTACAAGCCAAAGAAAAACTATTCACGTAAACAAGGTCACCGTCAGCCATACACAAAAGTCACCATTGAGAAAATCAATGCATAA
- a CDS encoding ribonuclease E/G, producing the protein MKKLHFYTSCSEKIGLLFEGKQCIDIFIDRQSTDARLGTIYKGKVRNVDESIEAAFIDIGEKKVGFLPKSEVPFLGAKDKLSSYLTGGASIIVQVIKEAYQDKGPRLTANITLTGQQIIYLPKGNYVASSKKLSQQLTDKWKNFLTEQLSSTEGAILRTEIANAEIEQVLNELDDSRKRWKQLESEASRHKAPYFLFQYPIVPDQMLNQYKNETFLDITFDKRHTFAEMKRDFPTLADKMRIRKEAHQIAGKHVNQWITEAINPVVHKQDGITLTVEQTEALSVIDIDSSRFTSRQNKQETIFRINQHSIRYCVEEIRKRNISGIIIIDFLKMGKKEEAVIVKELKNALREDPVRTEVFGFTQLGFLEMTRKRERTGLLELLTNRASSREPVLSVETMGYQLERELLEWNRNTECILLALHPELHIFLKETLTDDVLSNIQIELYYYTDESVPYYQIIRSGSKELISLYMADNQEIVIDKLL; encoded by the coding sequence ATGAAGAAATTACACTTTTATACAAGCTGTTCGGAAAAAATCGGACTGCTATTTGAAGGAAAGCAATGTATCGATATTTTTATCGATCGACAGTCAACAGACGCTCGTTTAGGAACTATCTATAAAGGAAAGGTACGAAATGTTGACGAAAGTATTGAAGCTGCATTTATCGATATTGGTGAGAAGAAAGTTGGTTTTCTGCCAAAAAGTGAAGTGCCATTTTTAGGGGCGAAAGATAAACTTTCCTCTTATTTAACGGGTGGAGCCAGTATTATTGTTCAGGTTATTAAAGAGGCGTATCAAGATAAAGGTCCAAGACTTACAGCTAATATAACGCTTACGGGACAGCAAATTATATATTTACCAAAAGGAAATTATGTCGCCAGTTCAAAAAAATTATCACAACAATTAACGGATAAATGGAAAAATTTCCTGACAGAACAACTATCTTCTACCGAAGGAGCAATATTAAGAACAGAAATAGCAAATGCTGAAATCGAACAAGTATTAAATGAATTAGACGATAGCAGAAAAAGATGGAAGCAATTGGAAAGTGAAGCATCACGACATAAAGCACCGTATTTCCTTTTTCAATATCCAATAGTGCCGGATCAAATGTTAAATCAATATAAAAACGAAACATTTCTTGACATTACCTTTGATAAGCGACATACGTTTGCTGAAATGAAGAGAGATTTCCCGACCTTAGCAGATAAGATGAGGATTAGAAAAGAGGCTCATCAAATTGCAGGAAAACATGTCAATCAATGGATAACAGAAGCGATTAATCCGGTTGTTCATAAACAGGATGGTATTACATTAACAGTGGAACAAACAGAGGCATTATCAGTGATCGATATTGACAGTAGCCGTTTTACCAGTCGCCAAAACAAACAAGAAACAATTTTTCGCATTAATCAACATTCTATCAGATATTGTGTGGAAGAAATTCGCAAACGTAATATCTCAGGCATTATAATAATTGATTTTTTGAAAATGGGGAAAAAAGAGGAAGCTGTTATTGTAAAAGAATTAAAAAACGCATTACGAGAAGATCCAGTTCGAACAGAAGTATTTGGTTTTACACAACTTGGATTTTTGGAAATGACAAGAAAACGAGAAAGAACAGGACTCTTGGAACTTTTGACCAATCGAGCATCAAGTAGAGAACCTGTATTATCAGTAGAGACGATGGGTTATCAACTGGAACGTGAACTGTTAGAATGGAATCGAAATACGGAATGTATATTACTTGCACTTCATCCAGAGCTACACATCTTTTTGAAAGAAACGCTGACTGATGATGTTTTATCTAACATTCAAATCGAATTGTATTATTATACAGATGAATCCGTTCCATATTATCAGATTATTCGTTCTGGCAGTAAGGAACTAATAAGCTTGTATATGGCAGACAATCAGGAAATAGTCATTGACAAGTTGCTTTAA